In Urocitellus parryii isolate mUroPar1 unplaced genomic scaffold, mUroPar1.hap1 Scaffold_48, whole genome shotgun sequence, the following proteins share a genomic window:
- the LOC144252583 gene encoding transport and Golgi organization protein 1 homolog isoform X2: MYRGEALEDFIGPDCRFVNFKKGDPVYVYYKLAEVSPELWAGSVGRIFGFFPKDFIKVVREYTKEELQIPTDETDFVCFDVGIDDFDNYNVKELLGFLELYDSANEDSEKAIEKVEQFPEVSQDVEPEPKPVEANSQQIESAFSENTLDLEEQFLAPKNHPHADSQTDNAQEMQTPHEDDFPKENTNRLNRNLHEEPPLLSHHFNMNHPEEPSHLSQPVTEDMGVSEVSKIPNTEKVDPELLITEGTPVDAADTENQLEINVEEPEDATLLDSILFLLHSFLLYLSKMLFTTLPDDTQPGPDFYGLPWKPVVFTVFFGIVSFLIFFWRTVVVFQHLTLEL; encoded by the exons ATGTATCGAGGTGAAGCTCTTGAAGATTTCATAGGACCAGATTGtcgttttgtgaattttaaaaaaggtgacCCTGTATATGTCTACTATAAACTTGCAGAGGTATCACCAGAACTTTGGGCCGGAAGT GTTGGCCGTATTTTTGGATTCTTTCCAAAAGATTTCATCAAGGTAGTTCGTGAATATACTAAAGAAGAGCTACAAATTCCAACAGAT GAGACAGATTTTGTGTGTTTTGATGTTGGAATAgatgattttgataattataacGTAAAAGAACTTCTAGGATTTTTGGAATTGTATGATTCTGCAAATGAAGATTCTGAGAAAGCTATAGAAAAAGTGGAACAATTTCCTGAAGTCTCCCAGGATGTtgaacctgaacctaaaccaGTAGAAGCGAACTCACAACAAATTGAAAGTGCATTCTCAGAAAACACTTTGGATCTGGAGGAACAATTTTTGGCTCCGAAGAACCATCCTCATGCAGATAGTCAAACAGATAATGCTCAGG AGATGCAGACACCCCATGAAGATGATTTTCCTAAAGAGAACACAAATCGTCTTAATAGAAATCTTCATGAAGAGCCTCCCCTCCTGAGTCATCATTTTAATATGAACCATCCTGAAGAGCCCAGCCACTTGAGTCAACCTGTGACTGAGGACATGGGTGTTTCAGAAGTGTCTAAGATCCCAAATACTGAGAAAGTAGACCCAG agCTACTTATAACAGAAGGTACTCCTGTTGATGCTGCTGATACAGAAAACCAACTAGAGATAAATGTGGAAGAGCCAGAAGATGCCACCCTTTTGGACAGCATACTTTTCTTGTTACattcattcttgctttatttgtctaagatg ctgtttactacattgcctgatgatactcaacctgggcctgatttttatggactaccatggaagcctgtagttttcactgttttctttgggattgtatcctttctcattttcttttggagaactgtTGTTGTT
- the LOC144252583 gene encoding transport and Golgi organization protein 1 homolog isoform X1: protein MYRGEALEDFIGPDCRFVNFKKGDPVYVYYKLAEVSPELWAGSVGRIFGFFPKDFIKVVREYTKEELQIPTDETDFVCFDVGIDDFDNYNVKELLGFLELYDSANEDSEKAIEKVEQFPEVSQDVEPEPKPVEANSQQIESAFSENTLDLEEQFLAPKNHPHADSQTDNAQEMQTPHEDDFPKENTNRLNRNLHEEPPLLSHHFNMNHPEEPSHLSQPVTEDMGVSEVSKIPNTEKVDPELLITEGTPVDAADTENQLEINVEEPEDATLLDSILFLLHSFLLYLSKMLFTTLPDDTQPGPDFYGLPWKPVVFTVFFGIVSFLIFFWRTVVVVMWDLVPNLLLLSFSI from the exons ATGTATCGAGGTGAAGCTCTTGAAGATTTCATAGGACCAGATTGtcgttttgtgaattttaaaaaaggtgacCCTGTATATGTCTACTATAAACTTGCAGAGGTATCACCAGAACTTTGGGCCGGAAGT GTTGGCCGTATTTTTGGATTCTTTCCAAAAGATTTCATCAAGGTAGTTCGTGAATATACTAAAGAAGAGCTACAAATTCCAACAGAT GAGACAGATTTTGTGTGTTTTGATGTTGGAATAgatgattttgataattataacGTAAAAGAACTTCTAGGATTTTTGGAATTGTATGATTCTGCAAATGAAGATTCTGAGAAAGCTATAGAAAAAGTGGAACAATTTCCTGAAGTCTCCCAGGATGTtgaacctgaacctaaaccaGTAGAAGCGAACTCACAACAAATTGAAAGTGCATTCTCAGAAAACACTTTGGATCTGGAGGAACAATTTTTGGCTCCGAAGAACCATCCTCATGCAGATAGTCAAACAGATAATGCTCAGG AGATGCAGACACCCCATGAAGATGATTTTCCTAAAGAGAACACAAATCGTCTTAATAGAAATCTTCATGAAGAGCCTCCCCTCCTGAGTCATCATTTTAATATGAACCATCCTGAAGAGCCCAGCCACTTGAGTCAACCTGTGACTGAGGACATGGGTGTTTCAGAAGTGTCTAAGATCCCAAATACTGAGAAAGTAGACCCAG agCTACTTATAACAGAAGGTACTCCTGTTGATGCTGCTGATACAGAAAACCAACTAGAGATAAATGTGGAAGAGCCAGAAGATGCCACCCTTTTGGACAGCATACTTTTCTTGTTACattcattcttgctttatttgtctaagatg ctgtttactacattgcctgatgatactcaacctgggcctgatttttatggactaccatggaagcctgtagttttcactgttttctttgggattgtatcctttctcattttcttttggagaactgtTGTTGTT